The following are encoded together in the Glycine max cultivar Williams 82 chromosome 8, Glycine_max_v4.0, whole genome shotgun sequence genome:
- the LOC100791371 gene encoding transcription factor PRE6: protein MSSRRSRSRQSGVSTEITDAQITDLISKLQQLIPELRARRSDKVSASKVLQETCNYIKSLHREVDDLSDRLSQLLATTDSNSAQAAIIRSLLM from the exons ATGTCTAGCAGAAGATCTCGTTCGAGACAATCGGGTGTTTCCACTGAGATCACTGATGCTCAGATCACTGATCTCATCTCAAAGTTACAACAACTGATCCCTGAGCTACGCGCAAGACGTTCTGACAAG GTTTCAGCTTCCAAGGTGTTGCAAGAGACTTGCAACTACATCAAAAGCTTGCACAGAGAGGTTGATGATCTAAGTGACCGGTTGTCACAACTTTTGGCCACCACCGACTCCAACAGTGCCCAAGCAGCCATTATTAGGAGCTTActtatgtaa